The DNA window atctaatggtcctaaattaaagttatgtcaaatgtacaaaattattttttaatcttgcgGCCTTAAACAGTGGAaatctgaaattaaaatgttaccaaaaaaaaagaaagagatcattttttttgaaacagactaaaaaggaaaatgagtcattcttttatttcaaaaaggGAGTATTAAAACTAGGGGTGTTAAATGATAGGATTCGAATgattgttttataaaatttatatggtGTTTAACTTTTCGGCtagtttattttgtataattaaaattagacTTTTTAGAATTGTTTTATCATTTTGATTTCTCCTTTGTATTGATCCGATTCGattaattaagtattttaattattcagcacaatcatatattcatagagacttatgattttattaaaagaaatttaataattGATTCAATctgttcatcaatttttttaaaaaacattcaCACTTCTGACTAAAAGAATgtgttaaaattattattctttcgTCCTAATATATATGACATTAGTTGAATGTTGAGAGTCAAATGATTATTTTCTTATCGCAACTTTTTTTATTATGCTTTATAAGTGTTTGAAATTGTTAACTATtttgatttatagtatttattttatatccTATCTCTCAAATATGTAAATTTCTTTTCagaaaacttaaaaatttaacGCTTAAAATTTAAACCGTGCTACATATTATTTAGGGGAAAGAGATAGTTATCACGCCATCCTACATTTATATATCAACTACATATGACTATAATAGATTAAGCAAAAATTTATAACtatacaaatttttaaaaatattactacaATTTTTTGGTAACATGATCGACATAACagtttttttaagaatattGCAATTTATAGCTAATTTGAAACCGACTGCAATTAAGATCGATTCTATTAAAGTAAGGATGATAAATAATCATATTCTTAAAATGGGGAAAAATAGATGAAAGCATACTGTATAATttctacaaaaataaataagcaAATTCCCTCTTTTTATGGATGTCCTCCCACCTCTCTACCTCTAccccttatttttttaaaataataataataataatttccaCATTCACTTCTGCAATGAATTATAGAGTTACGAAAGTGACTTTAGTTCGCCAGTTCAAACTCAACTCCTCGTTTTAcattgtaatatatatatagaagaagagaaacttgGGGATGAACTGAATATACATATAAGGCTGCTAttatataagtatatatttctatgggtgatTACAGTGAATATTCTGTATTACAAATCAACTAAAATATGTTCTTCTGTAATATAGCAAACATTGGTATGCTTACAATACTGACATACTTTCTGCCTGCTTCTTCCTATGATATGCCACCAAAATTTTCACTGTAATCATTGATATATTCTGTCAATACAAGAACAAAAAATGGTATCGAGTGAGATCGTAGCAGCAGTAATATGATCAAGCAAGATAAACGTATGTTTGGACGACCAACCAGGACTACGATGGAAGCTTGTTGCAGTTTGCTGGAACCCATCCAATCTGCTGTTTTTCGTTGTCGTAAATCACCATTTTGTCTAACATAGAAATATCTGCATAAGTAAATCCAGAGAAAATGAGGAAAGAAAGTTAAAATGTGGACAACAATTTCGATACTGATGTGCTCCCCCTCGGAGAAAATGTTAGTCATGTGTGTTATTTTGTTGTACATTTTCTTGGGAGAAGACGACCTCAAAAATTTTGAACAGCACAAAAAGAAAGATGCCTCGTTCTGTCTTACCTCCGATGATATTAACATCTCCTAATCCAACCTCCGAACCATTCAATATCCCTAAGCATACATTGCCCTTATCCTGAGAGGATACAAATATCAGTATCATGATGTGCTATACTTTTGAGCTGCATTATAAGATTCACGTTGTGATTTGAAGAGCACTTACAGTATGAATAAGATAAGCCTCCGGTGTCAGTTGAAGCTGAATATTCTTAGCTTTTGTGAAACTAAGTGTCAATGGCTTGAAGTACCTCGTAGCATCTATAAGGGATTTGAAAGGTTTGGAGCCTTTCCAGCAGACGGGCAAACTTTTGTCGTTCACTGCATCAGTCAGCTGCTTTGCGTCTATGTTTTTCTTAATCTGAAATCAGCAATATCATAAGTCCTAAGTCAAAAAGATGATAAGCATATATGATGGAGGTTTTTTCTGATCTTACCGAAGACAACAGAGCTTTGTAAGCTTCGGAATTGAAGTAGGTAAAGGTACTTCCACTGTCTAAAATTATCGGTAGACCCTTTATTCCAGTTGCCTGCCCACCGAAAAGGAGATCTGCCGGTCCCAAAGAATAGTGTTTCCTGAAATCATAGTAATCCAGAAAAGTTTATTCACATCTTCCATGCAAAGTGCAAATTTCCATATACAAAAGCGCCAAACTACAGATAGAACATACTCTGAAGATTCACGGACGATAGGTGACCAAACAATCCCAGAAGACGGGACAACATCATCTCCAAGGAaaagaaaacctccaccttgcCCGCTTAAACAGTGACCTACTACATTCCGGATAAAACCCAAGCTACTCAACTGTGATACTATGCTTGATTTTCCATTTCCTAGGCCAAGAATTCCATCCGTATAAGGTGCATGCTCAGAGGCTGGCACTTCTTGATCATACCCACAACTACAGAAGGGAAAACAAACTCATGAATCACAAGCACCACAATTTCAGTAACAGAAtaaacactacaaaaaaaaaaaaaaaactagaattaGCAACAAACTTCATCACTAAATTGCTCgtaaataacaatttttttttataatccgTCCCTCACTCGTTGCTAAATAGAAACAGCAACAGATTTCTCCATTGTTGATTCCAATCCTTTTAGCAGTGAAAGTGGAAGAAGTAACATTCTTTTTGTTGGTTGACAATTTTAAAGGTTAGTTTTAAGGAGTAGTTTATCAGTTTCTTACCCAAACACCAGAGGAGGAGCAATGGAGCTCCCATTGGTGAATTTTACTGGAAATGCGTCTCTGACCAGCACTCC is part of the Solanum stenotomum isolate F172 chromosome 8, ASM1918654v1, whole genome shotgun sequence genome and encodes:
- the LOC125874121 gene encoding aspartic proteinase Asp1-like isoform X3 produces the protein MRGKWEVVRLWVLYYLLLSGFFQGVFSAFNLPRPPWKKQSNFGSSVVFPLVGNVYPKGYYQVTLNVGQPPKPYFLDIDTGSDLTWLQCDAPCVKCIPAPHSPYKPNKNVVKHKDPICASLHSPANHPRHTPDDQCDYEVEYADHCSSLGVLVRDAFPVKFTNGSSIAPPLVFGCGYDQEVPASEHAPYTDGILGLGNGKSSIVSQLSSLGFIRNVVGHCLSGQGGGFLFLGDDVVPSSGIVWSPIVRESSEKHYSLGPADLLFGGQATGIKGLPIILDSGSTFTYFNSEAYKALLSSIKKNIDAKQLTDAVNDKSLPVCWKGSKPFKSLIDATRYFKPLTLSFTKAKNIQLQLTPEAYLIHTDKGNVCLGILNGSEVGLGDVNIIGDISMLDKMVIYDNEKQQIGWVPANCNKLPS
- the LOC125874121 gene encoding aspartic proteinase Asp1-like isoform X2; this translates as MRGKWEVVRLWVLYYLLLSGFFQGVFSAFNLPRPPWKKQSNFGSSVVFPLVGNVYPKGYYQVTLNVGQPPKPYFLDIDTGSDLTWLQCDAPCVKCIPAPHSPYKPNKNVVKHKDPICASLHSPANHPRHTPDDQCDYEVEYADHCSSLGVLVRDAFPVKFTNGSSIAPPLVFGCGYDQEVPASEHAPYTDGILGLGNGKSSIVSQLSSLGFIRNVVGHCLSGQGGGFLFLGDDVVPSSGIVWSPIVRESSEKHYSLGPADLLFGGQATGIKGLPIILDSGSTFTYFNSEAYKALLSSIKKNIDAKQLTDAVNDKSLPVCWKGSKPFKSLIDATRYFKPLTLSFTKAKNIQLQLTPEAYLIHTDKGNVCLGILNGSEVGLGDVNIIGDISMLDKLVIYDNEKQQIGWAPANCNKLPSLS
- the LOC125874121 gene encoding aspartic proteinase Asp1-like isoform X1, whose amino-acid sequence is MRGKWEVVRLWVLYYLLLSGFFQGVFSAFNLPRPPWKKQSNFGSSVVFPLVGNVYPKGYYQVTLNVGQPPKPYFLDIDTGSDLTWLQCDAPCVKCIPAPHSPYKPNKNVVKHKDPICASLHSPANHPRHTPDDQCDYEVEYADHCSSLGVLVRDAFPVKFTNGSSIAPPLVFGCGYDQEVPASEHAPYTDGILGLGNGKSSIVSQLSSLGFIRNVVGHCLSGQGGGFLFLGDDVVPSSGIVWSPIVRESSEKHYSLGPADLLFGGQATGIKGLPIILDSGSTFTYFNSEAYKALLSSIKKNIDAKQLTDAVNDKSLPVCWKGSKPFKSLIDATRYFKPLTLSFTKAKNIQLQLTPEAYLIHTDKGNVCLGILNGSEVGLGDVNIIGDISMLDKLVIYDNEKQQIGWAPANCNKLPSLSW